One genomic window of Punica granatum isolate Tunisia-2019 chromosome 1, ASM765513v2, whole genome shotgun sequence includes the following:
- the LOC116203623 gene encoding uncharacterized protein LOC116203623: protein MSILLNPFQLLELNIISAQDLAPVTRSMRTYAVAWVHPDRKLSTRVDASGHTNPSWNDKFVFRVDDEFLESDTSAIMIEIYAVHWFKDVQVGTVRVLIDNVVPILPTGRPFRHQRYVGMEFVALQVRRPSGRPQGMLNIGVAVLDSSMRSMPLYSQLSSSAIGFKDLLDKPDPQHHRTNQNPTSKQQQKKKKQEATRKAELRRTKSDSSSMVSSNNSKTMKRKVSFHDKVSSVVNGSEVGLRSEVKKNGMSSKASSTVSSLKPGSQVGLRAKRLDDAVGGLTFRRKGKDGPKPITKKQGSSVREAPRRKLPKDVCMTDSELGPSPSEVAAEMAAKEKNKPDDVESSVLGGAAWSVADSVEGLQSKLERWRAELPPTQDACSEVPSSIAPSVNKDGRGGRRHRRRRRNSRRDGSDREGEGLFSCFSNICGCECSITCGNPLKKKRSGKRGRRRADHRPGAALTCRINL, encoded by the coding sequence ATGTCGATCCTTCTGAATCCGTTCCAGCTCCTTGAGCTCAATATCATCTCCGCCCAGGACCTCGCTCCCGTCACGCGCTCCATGCGCACGTACGCGGTTGCGTGGGTCCACCCGGACCGCAAGCTCTCCACCAGGGTCGACGCCAGTGGCCACACCAACCCTTCGTGGAACGACAAGTTTGTGTTCCGTGTCGACGATGAGTTCCTCGAGTCTGACACGTCAGCCATCATGATCGAGATCTATGCTGTCCATTGGTTCAAGGACGTGCAGGTCGGCACCGTTCGAGTCCTGATCGATAATGTGGTCCCCATCCTGCCAACCGGCCGGCCCTTCCGGCACCAGCGCTATGTCGGGATGGAATTTGTGGCATTACAAGTACGCCGACCCTCCGGACGGCCGCAGGGGATGTTGAACATTGGTGTTGCGGTTCTCGATAGCTCCATGAGGAGCATGCCTCTTTACTCGCAGCTTAGTTCCTCCGCGATAGGTTTCAAGGACTTGTTGGATAAACCGGACCCCCAACATCATAGGACTAACCAAAACCCTACTTCTAAACAAcaacagaaaaaaaagaaacaggaGGCAACCCGAAAGGCCGAACTTCGACGCACGAAGAGTGATTCGAGTTCCATGGTCAGTTCCAACAACTCAAAGACAATGAAAAGAAAGGTTTCCTTTCACGACAAGGTAAGCTCCGTTGTGAACGGATCAGAGGTTGGCTTGCGGAGCGAGGTAAAGAAGAATGGCATGAGCTCGAAGGCCAGTTCCACAGTAAGCAGTCTGAAGCCTGGATCGCAAGTTGGGCTCCGAGCAAAGAGATTGGATGATGCAGTAGGAGGATTAACATTTCGAAGGAAGGGCAAAGATGGGCCAAAGCCGATCACGAAGAAGCAAGGATCATCGGTTCGTGAGGCGCCTCGAAGGAAACTACCGAAAGATGTATGCATGACAGATTCCGAACTGGGACCGTCTCCATCGGAGGTGGCAGCGGAGATGGCGGCGAAGGAGAAGAACAAGCCAGATGACGTGGAGAGCTCGGTCTTAGGTGGGGCTGCGTGGAGCGTGGCGGACAGCGTCGAGGGCTTACAGTCCAAGCTGGAAAGGTGGCGGGCGGAGCTTCCACCCACACAAGACGCCTGCAGTGAGGTCCCGAGCAGCATTGCACCGAGCGTCAACAAGGATGGTCGCGGGGGGCGCCGTCACAGACGACGGAGGCGCAACAGCCGCCGCGACGGCAGCGACAGAGAAGGGGAAGGGCTGTTCTCATGCTTCAGCAACATATGCGGATGCGAATGCTCAATCACTTGCGGAAACCCACTGAAGAAGAAACGTTCCGGGAAACGCGGCCGCAGGAGAGCAGATCACCGGCCGGGAGCAGCACTTACGTGTAGGATTAATTTATAG